A region of Desulfolithobacter dissulfuricans DNA encodes the following proteins:
- a CDS encoding TIGR02186 family protein: protein MEEKNLFYMKPTLLVAALVLLLASATTVLAADQVQMELSTSVIRIPAFYNGTTLEASGTVPADADVVIRVMGPREDVHLKEKGKVFGFLWMNKTDVTLGNTPAVYMLYVPENRGSELLSPELGLGYQALEQEVTLEPASEDKPFVLGEYVKLMEKYGVYDDHAGTVRYTDTPAGERHFSTTLTIPPKMKPGQYQVQCYAVRDGRVSGQTGETLTIELTGMPALIANMAYNHALMYGIIAVCIAIAAGLLMGMLFKGKGGAH from the coding sequence ATGGAAGAAAAGAACCTGTTCTATATGAAACCGACTCTCCTGGTCGCTGCGCTGGTGCTGCTGCTGGCCTCCGCCACCACGGTGCTGGCAGCGGACCAGGTGCAGATGGAGCTCTCGACCAGTGTGATCCGGATACCGGCATTCTACAACGGCACCACCCTTGAGGCCAGCGGCACGGTACCGGCTGACGCCGACGTGGTGATCCGGGTCATGGGCCCGAGGGAAGACGTCCATCTCAAGGAAAAGGGCAAGGTCTTCGGCTTTCTGTGGATGAATAAAACCGATGTCACCCTGGGCAACACCCCGGCGGTGTACATGCTCTATGTCCCGGAAAACAGGGGCAGCGAACTGCTGTCACCGGAACTGGGGCTGGGCTACCAGGCCCTGGAGCAGGAGGTGACCCTGGAACCGGCCTCGGAGGACAAACCCTTTGTCCTTGGCGAGTATGTCAAGCTGATGGAGAAATATGGGGTCTATGACGACCATGCCGGTACGGTCAGGTACACCGACACCCCTGCCGGCGAGCGCCACTTCTCCACCACCCTGACCATACCGCCGAAGATGAAACCGGGCCAGTATCAGGTCCAGTGCTACGCGGTACGTGACGGCAGGGTCAGTGGACAGACCGGTGAGACCCTGACCATCGAGCTCACCGGCATGCCGGCCCTGATCGCCAACATGGCCTACAACCACGCCCTGATGTACGGCATCATCGCGGTCTGCATCGCCATTGCGGCCGGACTCCTGATGGGCATGCTGTTCAAGGGCAAGGGCGGCGCCCACTGA